A single window of Vigna unguiculata cultivar IT97K-499-35 chromosome 1, ASM411807v1, whole genome shotgun sequence DNA harbors:
- the LOC114165136 gene encoding protein NRT1/ PTR FAMILY 5.2-like, with protein sequence MAMIEEKGPANGNEDYTQDGTVDLKGRPVLRTETGKWKACSFIVGYEVFERMAFYGIQSNLVIYLTRKLHEGTVKSSNDVSNWVGSVWMMPLAGAYIADAFLGRYKTFIIASCIYVAGMCLLTLAVSLPALRPPQCDEGENCPEASSLQYGIFFLALYIIAIGTGGTKPNISTMGADQFDEFEPKERSYKLSFFNWWFFSIFFGTLFANTFLVFIQERVGWTIGYGLPTLGLAVSVLVFLVGTPFYRHKLPSGSPITRMLQVYVAAVKKWKLRVPDDPKELHELSIEQYASGGRNRIDRSSSLSFLDKASIKNGQTSPWRLCTVTQVEETKQMTKLIPVLLTTIIPSTLIVQASTLFVKQGTTLDRRMGPHFHIPPACLNAFVTIAMLITVVLYDRVFVPAIRRYTKNPRGITMLQRLGIGLVLHCIIMVIACFIERKRLRVARENHLFSAKDTIPLTIFILLPQYALGGVADNFVEVAKMELFYDQAPDGMKSLATSYFTTTLGIGSFLSSFLLSTVADITKRNGHGGWILDNLNISRLDYYYAFMAVLSFLNLLCFLVVAKFFVYNVDVTQTKPGFEMNSASSQPQNNTGVNQSTPQADGKS encoded by the exons ATGGCAATGATAGAAGAAAAAGGCCCTGCAAATGGGAACGAAGATTACACTCAAGATGGCACAGTAGACCTGAAGGGTAGACCCGTTTTGAGAACAGAGACGGGAAAATGGAAAGCTTGTTCCTTTATAGTTG GGTATGAAGTGTTTGAGAGAATGGCTTTCTACGGGATACAATCAAACCTAGTGATATATCTAACAAGGAAGCTCCATGAGGGCACTGTGAAATCTTCGAACGACGTTAGCAACTGGGTTGGTTCAGTGTGGATGATGCCACTTGCAGGAGCTTACATAGCAGATGCTTTTCTTGGCagatataaaacttttataattgCCTCGTGCATTTACGTTGCG GGAATGTGTCTGTTGACACTGGCAGTTTCACTACCAGCACTGAGGCCACCACAGTGTGATGAAGGCGAGAATTGCCCAGAGGCATCGTCATTGCAATATGGTATTTTCTTCTTGGCCCTTTATATCATTGCAATAGGCACAGGAGGGACGAAGCCTAACATTTCGACCATGGGAGCAGACCAATTTGATGAGTTTGAACCCAAAGAGAGAAGCTATAAACTCTCCTTCTTCAATTGGTGGTTCTTTAGCATTTTCTTTGGCACCCTTTTCGCCAACACTTTCTTGGTTTTCATACAAGAACGTGTGGGTTGGACCATTGGATATGGCCTTCCCACCCTTGGCCTTGCTGTTTCAGTGTTGGTGTTTCTGGTAGGAACTCCATTTTACAGACACAAATTGCCATCAGGTAGCCCAATAACAAGGATGCTTCAGGTCTATGTTGCTGCTGTGAAAAAGTGGAAGCTACGTGTCCCAGATGATCCAAAGGAGCTACATGAACTGAGCATTGAGCAGTATGCAAGTGGTGGGAGAAACAGAATTGATCGGAGCTCTTCATTGAG TTTTCTTGACAAAGCCTCTATAAAGAATGGTCAAACATCACCATGGAGGCTCTGTACTGTGACACAAGTAGAAGAAACCAAGCAAATGACAAAACTGATTCCTGTTTTGCTGACAACGATTATCCCAAGCACCTTGATAGTTCAAGCGAGCACACTCTTCGTCAAACAAGGCACCACTCTAGACAGAAGAATGGGACCCCATTTTCATATTCCCCCGGCATGCCTCAATGCGTTTGTAACTATCGCAATGCTGATAACCGTTGTTCTCTACGACCGTGTTTTTGTTCCTGCGATTCGCCGCTACACAAAGAACCCAAGAGGGATCACAATGCTGCAGAGACTAGGCATAGGACTGGTGCTACATTGCATCATAATGGTGATTGCATGCTTTATTGAAAGAAAGAGACTCAGGGTGGCGAGAGAAAACCACCTCTTTAGCGCGAAAGATACGATTCCTCTCACTATTTTCATTCTCCTCCCTCAGTATGCTTTGGGAGGAGTTGCTGATAACTTCGTGGAAGTAGCGAAGATGGAGTTATTCTATGATCAAGCACCAGATGGCATGAAAAGTCTCGCAACATCATATTTCACTACCACTTTGGGTATTGGAAGCTTTCTCAGCAGTTTTCTTCTGTCAACTGTTGCTGATATCACAAAGAGAAATGGTCATGGGGGTTGGATTTTGGACAATCTAAACATCTCTCGTTTAGATTACTATTATGCATTCATGGCCGTACTCAGCTTCCTCAACTTGCTCTGCTTTTTGGTTGTTGCCAAGTTCTTTGTCTATAATGTCGATGTAACACAAACTAAACCGGGCTTTGAGATGAACTCTGCATCGTCACAGCCACAGAACAATACTGGAGTAAACCAAAGCACTCCTCAAGCAGATGGCAAATCGTAG